CATGGAATTCGGTCTCTCCGAAGAGCAACAACAGATCCGCGAAGAGGTACAGCGGTTCGCCGAGAACGAAATCGTTCCCGTCGCCGAGGAGTACGACACCGAGGAGAAGTACCCACACGACGTCATCGACAAGGCCGCCGAGATGGGGCTGACCGGCTCGTACATCCCGATCGACTACGGTGGTGCCGGCTACTCCATCCTCGACACCGCGATCATCACCGAGGAACTGTTCTCCTACGACCCAGGTATCGCGCTGTCGATCGTCTCGACCTCCTTCGGCTGTGAGGCGATCATGAACTTCGGCACTGAAGATCAGAAGGAGCGCTTCCTCGAACCCGTCGCGATGGGCGAGAAGATTTCCGGTGCCGCGATCTCCGAGCCTGACACCGGCTCAGACGTCTCCTCCGTCTCGACGCGCGCCGAGAAGGACGGCGACGAGTGGGTGATCAACGGCAACAAGATGTGGATCACCAACGGGACCGTTGGCGACTTCTTCGTCGTCCTCTGTAAAACCAACCCCGACGCACAGGGCCGCTACAACGGCTTCAGTCAGATCATCGTCGAATCCGACCGCGACGGCTTCTCCGCCGAGAAGATCACCGGCAAACTGGGCATTCGCGCCTCCGACACCGCCGAACTCGTCTTCGACGACGTTCGCGTCCCAGAGGAGAACCTCGTCGGCACCAAGGACGCCGCGTTCATGCAGCAGATGCAGTTCTTCGACGAAACCCGGACCGCCGTCGCCGCACAGGGCGTCGGCATCGCGAAGGGTGCCACGCGCGCTGCACTCGAGTACGCCCAGGACCGCGAGCAGTTCGGGCAGTCGATTTCGGAGTTCCAGGCGATCCAGCACAAGCTTGCTGAGATGGCGACGGACACCGAGGCAGCCCGTAACCTGACGTACAAGGCAGCCTGGAACGTCGACCAGGGCAACGACATCACGAAGCTGGCCTCGATGGCGAAGGAGTACGCCTCCCGTATCGCCGTCGACGTTGCTGACGAGGCTGTCCAGATCCACGGCGGCG
The DNA window shown above is from Natrialba magadii ATCC 43099 and carries:
- a CDS encoding acyl-CoA dehydrogenase family protein translates to MEFGLSEEQQQIREEVQRFAENEIVPVAEEYDTEEKYPHDVIDKAAEMGLTGSYIPIDYGGAGYSILDTAIITEELFSYDPGIALSIVSTSFGCEAIMNFGTEDQKERFLEPVAMGEKISGAAISEPDTGSDVSSVSTRAEKDGDEWVINGNKMWITNGTVGDFFVVLCKTNPDAQGRYNGFSQIIVESDRDGFSAEKITGKLGIRASDTAELVFDDVRVPEENLVGTKDAAFMQQMQFFDETRTAVAAQGVGIAKGATRAALEYAQDREQFGQSISEFQAIQHKLAEMATDTEAARNLTYKAAWNVDQGNDITKLASMAKEYASRIAVDVADEAVQIHGGAGYVNDFPVERLYRDAKITQIYEGTSEIQKNVIAREMLGKGF